In Ignavibacteriales bacterium, the following proteins share a genomic window:
- a CDS encoding sodium:solute symporter family protein, with protein sequence MEAIGLTLIDWIIIFIYFAFVLGIGLYLRRYTKSQEDFFLAGRKNSAWVAGLAFLSANLGALELLGMTGNTFKYGMYVAHFYWIGAIPAMLFLGIYMMPFYYSSKINSIPGYLKLRFDEKTRVLNGISFAIMTLLVSGINLYAMALVLHTFLGWNWDYSMWASAITVAGYVTLSGLLSAIFTEIIQFFLIWFGLFLVSVLGIIEIGSLSEILARINADPIYGHISFTTLWSTSSNPNLNGMLVHWGGIVLGLGFVLSFGYWTTDFLVVQRAFSAKDLRSARITPILASFFKMALPFIVILAGLIAIALSIDPKSGFKLLQDGGQANYDSALPLLIARYYPPGLVGLGVTALLAGFMAGQAGNISAFNTVWTYDIYKSVLNRKASDAHLLWMGRASTIVGVILSLVTAYWAKGFPSIMDYMQAIFSWVNAPLFATMLLGMFLWWITPDGAFWGLIAGMSSSFFMYMAVKFHWFAESIITLSSVQSDMAANFWRAWWAWLICAVVTILVSLFTKKRPKEELVGLVKGLTKEKLDQDIPFMKRPEFYAIISLIVFILLNIWFW encoded by the coding sequence ATGGAAGCGATAGGACTCACTCTGATAGATTGGATTATCATCTTCATCTATTTTGCTTTTGTGCTTGGTATCGGTTTGTATCTTCGGCGATATACGAAAAGTCAAGAAGATTTCTTTCTTGCAGGAAGAAAAAATTCTGCTTGGGTTGCCGGTCTTGCATTCCTTTCAGCAAACCTGGGGGCGCTTGAATTACTCGGTATGACCGGGAATACGTTCAAGTATGGAATGTATGTTGCCCATTTCTATTGGATAGGTGCCATTCCTGCTATGCTTTTTCTTGGCATTTATATGATGCCTTTCTATTACAGCAGTAAAATCAATTCTATCCCCGGATATCTCAAACTCCGTTTTGATGAAAAGACAAGAGTACTCAACGGTATTTCCTTTGCTATCATGACACTCCTTGTTTCTGGCATCAATCTCTACGCTATGGCTCTTGTTCTTCATACATTCCTGGGTTGGAATTGGGATTACAGCATGTGGGCATCGGCCATTACGGTGGCAGGATATGTCACCTTGAGCGGCTTGCTGTCGGCGATCTTCACAGAAATCATTCAGTTCTTTTTGATTTGGTTTGGATTATTTCTTGTTTCGGTTCTTGGGATCATCGAGATTGGAAGTCTCAGCGAAATTTTGGCACGGATAAATGCGGATCCAATTTACGGACATATATCTTTTACTACTCTTTGGTCGACCTCCTCAAACCCGAACCTGAACGGTATGCTCGTTCATTGGGGCGGTATCGTCCTTGGTCTTGGATTCGTCTTATCCTTTGGCTATTGGACAACAGATTTTCTTGTTGTTCAACGTGCGTTTTCTGCAAAAGATTTACGTTCGGCACGCATAACTCCGATACTTGCATCATTTTTTAAGATGGCATTGCCCTTTATTGTGATTCTTGCAGGATTGATTGCCATCGCTCTTTCGATCGATCCAAAAAGCGGATTCAAATTACTGCAAGATGGAGGACAGGCGAATTACGACTCTGCGCTGCCGCTGTTGATAGCACGATACTATCCGCCGGGATTAGTTGGCTTAGGAGTGACAGCATTGCTGGCTGGATTTATGGCAGGACAGGCAGGGAACATCAGTGCTTTTAATACAGTATGGACCTATGATATCTATAAATCCGTGTTGAACAGAAAAGCATCCGACGCACACCTTCTCTGGATGGGACGGGCATCAACAATTGTCGGTGTCATTCTTTCTCTGGTGACTGCGTACTGGGCAAAAGGTTTTCCCAGTATTATGGATTATATGCAGGCAATCTTCTCGTGGGTGAATGCACCGCTGTTTGCAACCATGCTGCTTGGAATGTTTCTCTGGTGGATAACACCGGATGGTGCTTTTTGGGGACTCATCGCTGGTATGTCTTCATCATTCTTTATGTACATGGCAGTAAAATTCCATTGGTTTGCAGAAAGTATCATTACCCTGTCGAGTGTGCAGAGCGACATGGCAGCAAACTTCTGGCGTGCATGGTGGGCTTGGCTGATTTGCGCTGTTGTAACAATTCTCGTAAGCCTGTTTACAAAAAAGAGACCGAAAGAAGAACTCGTCGGATTGGTGAAAGGATTAACCAAGGAGAAACTCGATCAGGATATCCCGTTCATGAAGAGGCCGGAATTCTATGCGATTATTTCTTTGATCGTCTTTATTTTATTGAATATTTGGTTTTGGTAA